Proteins encoded in a region of the Prochlorothrix hollandica PCC 9006 = CALU 1027 genome:
- a CDS encoding alkaline phosphatase family protein: MTDAAPTPRLLIIGLDCMAPDLVFDQWRSDLPHLSRLMDQGSYGRLESSIPAITVPAWSCMMSGRDPGELGIYGFRNRRDRGYHTMAISDGRAVKVPRLWDLLGEAGWTVATLSVPGTSPPRPVSGSQVSCFLTPNLDTPFTHPPELGNQIRQWMPAFMLDVPEFRSEDKAQILDNLYALCQQRFSLAEKLLHQDHPDFLMLVDMGVDRIHHAFWKPMDPRHPQHQPQDPYANAIHDYYCQVDQRVGDLLAQCSPETVVLVVSDHGAQPLMGGICLNEWLIQEGYLVLKENPTEPRPLDQVAVDWSRTQAWGAGGYYGRVFLNVQGREPEGIVPMADYDRLRNELASRLEALPDAQGNALSSNAYKPQAIYQRVRGIAPDLLVYFDNLAWRSVGSVGHNTLYTVENDTGPDDANHAPLGLVIYHDPQRPQGGQVLTGAQLYDVVPTLCHRFGITPPPGLRGKVWPV, from the coding sequence GTGACCGATGCCGCTCCAACTCCCCGCCTGCTGATCATTGGTCTGGATTGCATGGCCCCCGATCTGGTGTTTGACCAGTGGCGATCGGATCTGCCGCACCTCTCCCGCCTGATGGATCAGGGCAGCTATGGCCGTTTAGAAAGCAGTATTCCCGCCATTACCGTGCCCGCCTGGAGTTGCATGATGAGCGGTCGGGATCCGGGGGAGTTGGGGATCTACGGGTTCCGCAACCGCCGCGATCGGGGCTATCACACCATGGCCATTTCCGATGGTCGCGCCGTCAAGGTGCCCCGCCTCTGGGATCTGTTGGGGGAGGCGGGCTGGACTGTGGCCACCCTCAGCGTCCCGGGTACCTCGCCCCCGCGTCCCGTGTCAGGGAGCCAGGTGTCCTGTTTCCTCACCCCCAACCTGGATACCCCCTTCACCCATCCCCCGGAGTTGGGGAACCAGATCCGGCAGTGGATGCCGGCGTTTATGTTGGATGTGCCGGAGTTTCGATCGGAGGACAAGGCCCAAATTCTGGACAACCTCTATGCCCTCTGCCAACAACGGTTCAGCCTTGCGGAAAAGCTGCTGCACCAGGATCACCCCGATTTTCTGATGCTGGTGGATATGGGGGTCGATCGCATTCACCATGCCTTCTGGAAGCCCATGGATCCCCGCCATCCCCAACACCAACCCCAGGATCCCTATGCCAACGCCATCCATGACTACTATTGCCAAGTGGATCAGCGGGTGGGGGACTTGCTGGCCCAATGCAGCCCGGAAACCGTGGTGCTGGTGGTGTCGGACCATGGTGCCCAGCCCTTGATGGGGGGCATTTGCCTCAATGAGTGGCTGATCCAGGAGGGCTATTTGGTGCTGAAGGAAAACCCAACGGAGCCGCGACCCCTGGATCAGGTGGCGGTGGATTGGAGCCGCACCCAAGCCTGGGGAGCGGGGGGCTACTATGGCCGGGTTTTCCTCAATGTCCAGGGGCGAGAACCGGAGGGCATTGTTCCCATGGCGGATTACGATCGCCTGCGCAACGAACTGGCAAGCCGCCTAGAAGCCCTCCCCGATGCCCAGGGCAATGCTTTAAGTAGTAACGCTTATAAGCCCCAGGCTATTTACCAAAGAGTTCGCGGTATCGCTCCAGATTTATTGGTGTATTTCGATAATTTAGCATGGCGATCGGTGGGAAGTGTCGGCCATAACACCCTCTACACCGTGGAGAACGACACGGGACCCGATGATGCCAACCATGCCCCCTTGGGCCTAGTGATCTACCATGATCCCCAACGCCCCCAGGGGGGACAGGTGCTGACGGGGGCACAGCTTTATGATGTGGTCCCCACCCTCTGCCACCGCTTCGGCATTACCCCACCCCCTGGACTGCGGGGCAAAGTCTGGCCGGTTTGA